In Vespa crabro chromosome 5, iyVesCrab1.2, whole genome shotgun sequence, a single window of DNA contains:
- the LOC124424230 gene encoding uncharacterized protein LOC124424230 isoform X1 yields the protein MGNNGSSHQQCPSNGLSQDMARGWTQTFPRELSKHHSQPPGHKVLPEPPNQRLRATNNGSIIHNGGTISGRRPSAQTLPHDLNKQGVFRSRSTSASNIGVSRSRKSDHHCCHYQSDSHCMDNEMQELKRFGSEPDLRYSPTERCNTTSRQHHGLERRHCTGYYPERDSRERESRYKGKKKYKAPAPPGNVMADGSSPDSYKWELGQDNSRCRHEEEVQPPPRRSRLFKTRAETKRAQISWMPNLSTQSHQERNEATLENERRWRNERSSISENKRPSWREQDQQQQSQQSQSQQQQQQQQQQQQHDRWCRDELRRSKRFDGKNTLQRSMSSPEFQAELMQVARKVRNKLNCGRKSASPLDSSNVASLERKNVEPSKSTKEKLINEEHKKTEKKNSKTTTVEERTVEGIVEDRIVSRMNEERRLIVERCSRMENKMISYEERRNDVGRSKDCSKEREDNGVVNKKRNVERSTNFEDEATNQGKKPSKERLDTLGHSIEDRFSDKQRRDFEDYQRSNDPAKNQKFEDVVDTGRSRSESPIRHRSRDKFNARGQGSGRESTPEPQEHKGRDKENSDPKWCKKETKMNDIKNIEKRWSDGEILIEKKDPNAKDKLTKISETKEPVDNWHILPRTEKSTPKTFYFGMDEALSKESRNSVDQQIHHIQSRLQVREINRSNEYTMDDGDEIKSGPEDISLKLRPTLPKKQLEIPRFSPSAAWRLLSALEAPGPTMSTASEEIPVMFEERIERLSRPPPPLIALGPRSSHDKSGDSGISGDAGAGNDDSLDVSTMNRIKTPATRPTWTPQQDLGEESSSDAGVDSPPPIPAPLKFTPKAHVFSLSLPRDDNRMYLYNPEAKGKEGSAFNSLQKLKRSMSGAFGLGPLDLERKRASDVLDDNWLLSSSAPTSLQLNQITDVTRSSPSGWKQDFDDEDVDGDDDDDDQEDSEDRNDFPVIMKPPSFSYLASGGHVMYLPEANGTIYQPQNLNYKNNGPIKKQNFVNSASKYKKNVVDDLKKSSMIEEKSRKSKNLRSFGERSSFAERGINSHNRFSNFSKSCENISEMKQRSTSPTVEQSQNVQDNKESSSEIKAPTKHNSKGKRFTFQSTVRQIERRRLAEKLSREAEAKERQRKGELEAMRKVEEEFQRKRAREKANIRQQLRLYNMDEHLSSLPSAWDTSQLSRADPDGAPSSSASSPTSAPLGTLTANRKNSVSSDEHHRKRGASSESKQQQKREYKDYRPKYYAWTPENSSHLEYKQTTVHPKVICDIPKSSAVFVDANVHGGKATNLNSTPRSDNYRKDFAHGAVAARSSLASSDSELSQPNTRPHSRQTGGKGKPLRSRSASPERSEEAASSEDESPVEPIKQERNPINGFILNGVQPFVREKSYRPISFNPQPPQPIPS from the exons ATGGGTAACAACGGTAGTTCCCATCAACAGTGTCCCTCGAACGGGCTATCTCAAGATATGGCACGTGGATGGACTCAAACCTTCCCTCGAGAACTGTCGAAACACCATTCGCAGCCGCCTGGACATAAGGTCCTCCCAGAGCCACCCAATCAAAGGCTCCGTGCAACCAATAATGGTAGTATTATTCACAACGGCGGGACCATAAGTGGACGCAGACCTTCGGCGCAGACGTTGCCACACGATCTTAATAAG CAAGGAGTCTTTCGTAGCAGAAGTACATCGGCGTCGAACATTGGTGTATCTAGATCACGGAAGTCCGATCATCACTGTTGTCATTATCAAAGCGATTCCCATTGCATGGATAATGAAATGCAGGAATTGAAAAGATTTGGTAGCGAGCCAGACCTGAGATATTCGCCAACGGAACGTTGCAATACGACTAGTAGACAACACCACGGTTTAGAACGTCGTCATTGTACTGGTTATTATCCTGAAAGGGATTCCAGAGAACGGGAGAGTCGATACAAAGGCAAGAAAAAGTACAAAGCACCGGCACCACCTGGCAATGTAATGGCTGACGGTTCGTCACCTGACTCTTACAAGTGGGAACTTGGTCAGGATAATAGTCGTTGTAGACACGAGGAAGAAGTCCAGCCGCCACCCAGGAGGTCACGGCTTTTTAAGACTAGAGCGGAAACGAAGAGGGCACAGATCAGTTGGATGCCCAACTTGTCCACGCAATCCCACCAGGAACGTAACGAGGCAACACTCGAGAACGAAAGAAGGTGGAGGAACGAACGTTCTTCTATTAGCGAGAATAAGAGGCCATCCTGGCGGGAACAGGATCAACAGCAGCAGTCACAACAGTCGCAAtcgcaacaacaacaacagcaacagcaacagcaacaacaacatgATCGATGGTGCAGAGACGAGTTGAGACGTTCGAAAAGATTCGATGGCAAAAACACACTTCAAAGGAGTATGAGCAGTCCTGAGTTCCAGGCGGAACTGATGCAGGTAGCTAGGAAAGTGAGGAATAAGTTGAACTGTGGTAGGAAATCGGCCAGTCCTCTTGATTCCTCTAACGTTGCGTCCTTAGAACGTAAGAATGTGGAGCCTTCTAAGAGCACGAAAGAAAAGTTGATCAACGAGGAACATAAAAagacggaaaagaaaaactccaAGACGACAACCGTCGAGGAACGAACTGTCGAAGGTATCGTCGAAG ATAGAATCGTTTCGCGCATGAACGAGGAGAGAAGACTTATAGTGGAAAGATGTAGCAGAATGGAAAACAAGATGATCTCGTACGAGGAACGTAGAAATGATGTAGGAAGGAGCAAGGATTGCTCAAAGGAACGAGAAGATAATGGAGTAGTTAATAAGAAGAGGAACGTTGAGAGGTCGACAAATTTCGAAGATGAAGCTACGAATCAAGGGAAAAAGCCATCGAAGGAGAGGCTCGATACGCTTGGACATTCCATCGAAGATAGATTTTCGGACAAGCAAAGAAGAGATTTTGAGGATTATCAAAGATCAAATGATCCAgcgaaaaatcaaaaatttgaGGATGTCGTCGATACTGGAAGAAGCAGATCGGAAAGTCCAATAAGACATCGCAGTAGAGATAAATTCAATGCTCGAGGACAAGGATCTGGTAGGGAAAGTACGCCGGAACCACAGGAACATAAAGGAAGGGACAAAGAAAATTCAGATCCCAAGTGGtgtaaaaaagagacaaaaatgaatgatattaagaatattgaaAAGAGATGGTCGGATGGTGAGATATTGATAGAGAAGAAGGATCCAAACGCCAAAGATAAACTCACGAAAATTTCAGAAACGAAGGAACCAGTCGATAACTGGCACAT aTTACCACGTACAGAAAAATCAACGCCAAAGACCTTCTATTTTGGCATGGATGAGGCCTTATCCAAAGAATCACGAAATAGCGTAGACCAACAAATCCACCACATCCAGTCGAGATTACAAGTTAGAGAAATCAACAGATCGAACGAATACACCATGGACGACGGTGACGAA ATAAAAAGTGGACCAGAGGATATCTCGTTGAAACTTCGACCTACGCTTCCGAAAAAGCAATTAGAAATACCAAGATTTTCTCCCTCGGCAGCATGGAGATTATTATCAGCGTTGGAAGCACCTGGACCAACAATGAGTACAGCTAGTGAAGAAATTCCA gtCATGTTCGAAGAAAGGATCGAACGTTTATCGAGGCCACCTCCGCCATTGATAGCTTTGGGACCTCGAAGTTCGCACGACAAATCAGGAGATTCAGGTATTTCCGGAGACGCTGGAGCTGGTAACGACGATTCTCTAGACGTTAGTACGATGAACAGAATAAAGACACCGGCAACGAGACCCACGTGGACTCCTCAACAAGATCTAGGCGAAGAATCAAGCAGCGATGCTGGCGTAGATTCCCCACCTCCAATTCCAGCACCATTAAAATTTACACCGAAAGCTCacgtcttttctctctctttgccacGTGATGACAACAGGATGTATCTTTATAATCCTGAAGCAAAGGGTAAGGAAGGATCAGCGTTCAATTCCCTGCAAAAGTTAAAGAGATCGATGTCAGGAGCATTCGGTCTCGGTCCGTTGGATCTCGAAAGGAAACGTGCCAGCGACGTACTCGATGACAATTGGCTATTGTCCAGTAGTGCACCAACCTCATTGCAACTCAATCAAATTACGGACGTGACTCGATCTTCGCCTTCTGGATGGAAACAAGACTTTGACGATGAGGACGTTGAtggcgatgacgacgacgacgatcaaGAAGATTCCGAGGACAGAAACGACTTCCCTGTAATCATGAAACCTccatcattttcttatttagcTTCCGGTGGTCATGTCATGTATTTACCAGAAGCCAATGGTACGATATACCAACCACAGAAtttgaattataagaacaacggtcctataaagaaacaaaattttgttaattccGCAtcgaagtataaaaaaaatgtcgtgGACGATCTAAAAAAGTCTTCTATGATAGAGGAAAAATCGCGAAAGTCAAAAAACTTGAGATCCTTCGGAGAAAGGTCTTCCTTCGCTGAGAGAGGTATTAATTCGCATAATagattttcgaatttttcaaaatcctGCGAAAATATATCCGAGATGAAACAGAGAAGCACGTCGCCTACCGTCGAGCAATCACAGAATGTGCAAGACAATAAAGAATCATCTTCTGAAATCAAAGCACCAACTAAACATAATTCGAAAGGTAAACGATTTACGTTTCAATCAACCGTTAGGCAAATCGAGAGACGTAGATTGGCTGAGAAATTGTCTCGCGAGGCTGAGGCTAAAGAACGtcagagaaaaggagaactCGAAGCTATGAGGAAAGTCGAGGAAGAGTTTCAACGGAAACGggcaagagagaaagcgaaTATTAGACAACAGCTTCGATTGTATAATATGGATGAACATCTTAG TAGTTTGCCTTCTGCTTGGGATACGTCACAATTGTCTCGAGCTGATCCCGATGGTGCACCGTCATCATCAGCCTCGTCACCAACATCTGCTCCGCTTGGAACCCTAACGGCAAATCGTAAGAATAGCGTTAGCAGCGACGAACATCATAGAAAAAGAGGCGCTAGTTCTGAATCGAAACAACAACAGAAAAGAGAGTACAAAGATTATCGACCGAAATACTACGCTTGGACGCCGGAAAATTCATCTCATTTAGAGTATAAACAGACCACTGTACATCCAAAAGTCATTTGCGATATTCCAAAGAGTTCAGCGGTCTTTGTCGATGCAAATGTCCACGGTGGCAAAGCTACGAATCTAAATTCAACGCCTAGGTCTGATAATTACAG AAAGGATTTCGCTCATGGTGCCGTTGCAGCGAGGTCATCCTTAGCCAGCAGCGATAGTGAATTATCGCAACCAAATACCAGGCCACATTCTAGACAAACAGGAGGCAAAGGCAAACCTCTACGTTCTAG GTCGGCTAGCCCAGAACGAAGCGAGGAAGCCGCCAGTTCGGAGGATGAAAGCCCAGTGGAACCAATCAAGCAAGAACGGAATCCCATTAATGGCTTTATATTAAACGGAGTTCAACCTTTTGTGAGGGAGAAGAGTTATCGACCCATTTCCTTTAATCCTCAACCACCCCAGCCCATTCCAagttaa
- the LOC124424230 gene encoding uncharacterized protein LOC124424230 isoform X4, protein MGNNGSSHQQCPSNGLSQDMARGWTQTFPRELSKHHSQPPGHKVLPEPPNQRLRATNNGSIIHNGGTISGRRPSAQTLPHDLNKQGVFRSRSTSASNIGVSRSRKSDHHCCHYQSDSHCMDNEMQELKRFGSEPDLRYSPTERCNTTSRQHHGLERRHCTGYYPERDSRERESRYKGKKKYKAPAPPGNVMADGSSPDSYKWELGQDNSRCRHEEEVQPPPRRSRLFKTRAETKRAQISWMPNLSTQSHQERNEATLENERRWRNERSSISENKRPSWREQDQQQQSQQSQSQQQQQQQQQQQQHDRWCRDELRRSKRFDGKNTLQRSMSSPEFQAELMQVARKVRNKLNCGRKSASPLDSSNVASLERKNVEPSKSTKEKLINEEHKKTEKKNSKTTTVEERTVEGIVEDRIVSRMNEERRLIVERCSRMENKMISYEERRNDVGRSKDCSKEREDNGVVNKKRNVERSTNFEDEATNQGKKPSKERLDTLGHSIEDRFSDKQRRDFEDYQRSNDPAKNQKFEDVVDTGRSRSESPIRHRSRDKFNARGQGSGRESTPEPQEHKGRDKENSDPKWCKKETKMNDIKNIEKRWSDGEILIEKKDPNAKDKLTKISETKEPVDNWHILPRTEKSTPKTFYFGMDEALSKESRNSVDQQIHHIQSRLQVREINRSNEYTMDDGDEIKSGPEDISLKLRPTLPKKQLEIPRFSPSAAWRLLSALEAPGPTMSTASEEIPVMFEERIERLSRPPPPLIALGPRSSHDKSGDSGISGDAGAGNDDSLDVSTMNRIKTPATRPTWTPQQDLGEESSSDAGVDSPPPIPAPLKFTPKAHVFSLSLPRDDNRMYLYNPEAKGKEGSAFNSLQKLKRSMSGAFGLGPLDLERKRASDVLDDNWLLSSSAPTSLQLNQITDVTRSSPSGWKQDFDDEDVDGDDDDDDQEDSEDRNDFPVIMKPPSFSYLASGGHVMYLPEANGTIYQPQNLNYKNNGPIKKQNFVNSASKYKKNVVDDLKKSSMIEEKSRKSKNLRSFGERSSFAERGINSHNRFSNFSKSCENISEMKQRSTSPTVEQSQNVQDNKESSSEIKAPTKHNSKGKRFTFQSTVRQIERRRLAEKLSREAEAKERQRKGELEAMRKVEEEFQRKRAREKANIRQQLRLYNMDEHLSSLPSAWDTSQLSRADPDGAPSSSASSPTSAPLGTLTANRKNSVSSDEHHRKRGASSESKQQQKREYKDYRPKYYAWTPENSSHLEYKQTTVHPKVICDIPKSSAVFVDANVHGGKATNLNSTPRSDNYRKDFAHGAVAARSSLASSDSELSQPNTRPHSRQTGGKGKPLRSRF, encoded by the exons ATGGGTAACAACGGTAGTTCCCATCAACAGTGTCCCTCGAACGGGCTATCTCAAGATATGGCACGTGGATGGACTCAAACCTTCCCTCGAGAACTGTCGAAACACCATTCGCAGCCGCCTGGACATAAGGTCCTCCCAGAGCCACCCAATCAAAGGCTCCGTGCAACCAATAATGGTAGTATTATTCACAACGGCGGGACCATAAGTGGACGCAGACCTTCGGCGCAGACGTTGCCACACGATCTTAATAAG CAAGGAGTCTTTCGTAGCAGAAGTACATCGGCGTCGAACATTGGTGTATCTAGATCACGGAAGTCCGATCATCACTGTTGTCATTATCAAAGCGATTCCCATTGCATGGATAATGAAATGCAGGAATTGAAAAGATTTGGTAGCGAGCCAGACCTGAGATATTCGCCAACGGAACGTTGCAATACGACTAGTAGACAACACCACGGTTTAGAACGTCGTCATTGTACTGGTTATTATCCTGAAAGGGATTCCAGAGAACGGGAGAGTCGATACAAAGGCAAGAAAAAGTACAAAGCACCGGCACCACCTGGCAATGTAATGGCTGACGGTTCGTCACCTGACTCTTACAAGTGGGAACTTGGTCAGGATAATAGTCGTTGTAGACACGAGGAAGAAGTCCAGCCGCCACCCAGGAGGTCACGGCTTTTTAAGACTAGAGCGGAAACGAAGAGGGCACAGATCAGTTGGATGCCCAACTTGTCCACGCAATCCCACCAGGAACGTAACGAGGCAACACTCGAGAACGAAAGAAGGTGGAGGAACGAACGTTCTTCTATTAGCGAGAATAAGAGGCCATCCTGGCGGGAACAGGATCAACAGCAGCAGTCACAACAGTCGCAAtcgcaacaacaacaacagcaacagcaacagcaacaacaacatgATCGATGGTGCAGAGACGAGTTGAGACGTTCGAAAAGATTCGATGGCAAAAACACACTTCAAAGGAGTATGAGCAGTCCTGAGTTCCAGGCGGAACTGATGCAGGTAGCTAGGAAAGTGAGGAATAAGTTGAACTGTGGTAGGAAATCGGCCAGTCCTCTTGATTCCTCTAACGTTGCGTCCTTAGAACGTAAGAATGTGGAGCCTTCTAAGAGCACGAAAGAAAAGTTGATCAACGAGGAACATAAAAagacggaaaagaaaaactccaAGACGACAACCGTCGAGGAACGAACTGTCGAAGGTATCGTCGAAG ATAGAATCGTTTCGCGCATGAACGAGGAGAGAAGACTTATAGTGGAAAGATGTAGCAGAATGGAAAACAAGATGATCTCGTACGAGGAACGTAGAAATGATGTAGGAAGGAGCAAGGATTGCTCAAAGGAACGAGAAGATAATGGAGTAGTTAATAAGAAGAGGAACGTTGAGAGGTCGACAAATTTCGAAGATGAAGCTACGAATCAAGGGAAAAAGCCATCGAAGGAGAGGCTCGATACGCTTGGACATTCCATCGAAGATAGATTTTCGGACAAGCAAAGAAGAGATTTTGAGGATTATCAAAGATCAAATGATCCAgcgaaaaatcaaaaatttgaGGATGTCGTCGATACTGGAAGAAGCAGATCGGAAAGTCCAATAAGACATCGCAGTAGAGATAAATTCAATGCTCGAGGACAAGGATCTGGTAGGGAAAGTACGCCGGAACCACAGGAACATAAAGGAAGGGACAAAGAAAATTCAGATCCCAAGTGGtgtaaaaaagagacaaaaatgaatgatattaagaatattgaaAAGAGATGGTCGGATGGTGAGATATTGATAGAGAAGAAGGATCCAAACGCCAAAGATAAACTCACGAAAATTTCAGAAACGAAGGAACCAGTCGATAACTGGCACAT aTTACCACGTACAGAAAAATCAACGCCAAAGACCTTCTATTTTGGCATGGATGAGGCCTTATCCAAAGAATCACGAAATAGCGTAGACCAACAAATCCACCACATCCAGTCGAGATTACAAGTTAGAGAAATCAACAGATCGAACGAATACACCATGGACGACGGTGACGAA ATAAAAAGTGGACCAGAGGATATCTCGTTGAAACTTCGACCTACGCTTCCGAAAAAGCAATTAGAAATACCAAGATTTTCTCCCTCGGCAGCATGGAGATTATTATCAGCGTTGGAAGCACCTGGACCAACAATGAGTACAGCTAGTGAAGAAATTCCA gtCATGTTCGAAGAAAGGATCGAACGTTTATCGAGGCCACCTCCGCCATTGATAGCTTTGGGACCTCGAAGTTCGCACGACAAATCAGGAGATTCAGGTATTTCCGGAGACGCTGGAGCTGGTAACGACGATTCTCTAGACGTTAGTACGATGAACAGAATAAAGACACCGGCAACGAGACCCACGTGGACTCCTCAACAAGATCTAGGCGAAGAATCAAGCAGCGATGCTGGCGTAGATTCCCCACCTCCAATTCCAGCACCATTAAAATTTACACCGAAAGCTCacgtcttttctctctctttgccacGTGATGACAACAGGATGTATCTTTATAATCCTGAAGCAAAGGGTAAGGAAGGATCAGCGTTCAATTCCCTGCAAAAGTTAAAGAGATCGATGTCAGGAGCATTCGGTCTCGGTCCGTTGGATCTCGAAAGGAAACGTGCCAGCGACGTACTCGATGACAATTGGCTATTGTCCAGTAGTGCACCAACCTCATTGCAACTCAATCAAATTACGGACGTGACTCGATCTTCGCCTTCTGGATGGAAACAAGACTTTGACGATGAGGACGTTGAtggcgatgacgacgacgacgatcaaGAAGATTCCGAGGACAGAAACGACTTCCCTGTAATCATGAAACCTccatcattttcttatttagcTTCCGGTGGTCATGTCATGTATTTACCAGAAGCCAATGGTACGATATACCAACCACAGAAtttgaattataagaacaacggtcctataaagaaacaaaattttgttaattccGCAtcgaagtataaaaaaaatgtcgtgGACGATCTAAAAAAGTCTTCTATGATAGAGGAAAAATCGCGAAAGTCAAAAAACTTGAGATCCTTCGGAGAAAGGTCTTCCTTCGCTGAGAGAGGTATTAATTCGCATAATagattttcgaatttttcaaaatcctGCGAAAATATATCCGAGATGAAACAGAGAAGCACGTCGCCTACCGTCGAGCAATCACAGAATGTGCAAGACAATAAAGAATCATCTTCTGAAATCAAAGCACCAACTAAACATAATTCGAAAGGTAAACGATTTACGTTTCAATCAACCGTTAGGCAAATCGAGAGACGTAGATTGGCTGAGAAATTGTCTCGCGAGGCTGAGGCTAAAGAACGtcagagaaaaggagaactCGAAGCTATGAGGAAAGTCGAGGAAGAGTTTCAACGGAAACGggcaagagagaaagcgaaTATTAGACAACAGCTTCGATTGTATAATATGGATGAACATCTTAG TAGTTTGCCTTCTGCTTGGGATACGTCACAATTGTCTCGAGCTGATCCCGATGGTGCACCGTCATCATCAGCCTCGTCACCAACATCTGCTCCGCTTGGAACCCTAACGGCAAATCGTAAGAATAGCGTTAGCAGCGACGAACATCATAGAAAAAGAGGCGCTAGTTCTGAATCGAAACAACAACAGAAAAGAGAGTACAAAGATTATCGACCGAAATACTACGCTTGGACGCCGGAAAATTCATCTCATTTAGAGTATAAACAGACCACTGTACATCCAAAAGTCATTTGCGATATTCCAAAGAGTTCAGCGGTCTTTGTCGATGCAAATGTCCACGGTGGCAAAGCTACGAATCTAAATTCAACGCCTAGGTCTGATAATTACAG AAAGGATTTCGCTCATGGTGCCGTTGCAGCGAGGTCATCCTTAGCCAGCAGCGATAGTGAATTATCGCAACCAAATACCAGGCCACATTCTAGACAAACAGGAGGCAAAGGCAAACCTCTACGTTCTAG GTTTTAA